In a single window of the Pseudodesulfovibrio profundus genome:
- a CDS encoding SDR family oxidoreductase encodes MDNRPVLVLGSTGYVGGRLVPLLLERGHKVRAAGRSVEKILARPWGTNPNVEAVQADMHDLGSLQAAAQGCRAAFYLVHSMGRPNRDFAEMERDAAYNMIQASDYAGLERIIYLGGLGEDYDDLPLSKHLRSRAEVGRILTLGNAKVTTLRAAQIIGSGSSSFEMIRYLADRLPVMITPKWVRTKTQPIAIRNVLGYLAGCLENDKTADMTLDIGGPDVMTYTELFDLYTEVAGLPRRRVLALPILSPKLSSFWVSMITPVPMTLVRSLIDGLRNEVICRNDTIRELVPQELLSCREAIRRALEKTDQQMVETCLFDVGSACMPEWAGSTDPAYAGGSRFEMGYTARLQGDPQKVWDTVQRIGGQQGWYYGDPLWRLRGLIDRILAGPGMSRGRPHGETPRVGDALDFWRIIASDEGERLLLKAEMRLPGEALLEFKLRTQWENAVDITMTAKFLPKGLFGLTYWYAMYPFHVILFSNMIENISKQAGTHLYEPPRRVKNKS; translated from the coding sequence ATGGACAACAGGCCCGTACTCGTACTCGGCTCCACCGGCTATGTCGGCGGCAGACTGGTGCCGCTTCTCCTTGAACGCGGCCACAAAGTGCGTGCTGCCGGTCGCAGTGTGGAAAAAATCCTTGCCCGTCCATGGGGAACCAACCCCAACGTGGAAGCCGTGCAGGCAGACATGCACGACCTCGGCTCCCTGCAGGCTGCCGCACAGGGGTGCCGAGCCGCTTTCTATCTGGTCCACTCCATGGGTCGCCCCAACCGCGACTTCGCCGAAATGGAACGTGATGCCGCGTACAACATGATCCAGGCATCCGACTACGCCGGCCTGGAACGCATCATCTACCTCGGCGGTCTGGGCGAAGACTACGACGACCTACCGCTCTCCAAACATCTCCGCTCCCGGGCCGAAGTAGGGCGCATCCTCACTCTGGGCAATGCCAAGGTGACCACCCTTCGCGCGGCCCAGATCATCGGGTCCGGCTCTTCATCCTTTGAAATGATCCGGTATCTGGCCGACCGTCTGCCCGTCATGATCACCCCCAAGTGGGTACGCACCAAAACCCAGCCCATCGCCATTCGCAATGTGCTGGGCTACCTGGCCGGATGCCTTGAAAACGACAAAACCGCGGATATGACGCTTGATATCGGCGGACCGGATGTCATGACCTACACCGAGCTGTTCGACCTGTACACAGAGGTTGCCGGGCTGCCTCGACGACGGGTTTTGGCCCTTCCCATTCTCTCACCCAAGCTGTCGTCGTTCTGGGTTTCCATGATTACGCCTGTGCCGATGACACTGGTTCGATCACTTATCGACGGCCTGCGCAATGAGGTTATCTGCCGCAACGACACCATTCGCGAACTGGTACCGCAGGAGCTACTCTCCTGCCGCGAAGCGATTCGACGCGCCCTGGAGAAGACCGACCAGCAGATGGTCGAGACATGTCTCTTTGACGTAGGGAGTGCCTGCATGCCTGAATGGGCCGGGTCCACCGACCCCGCCTATGCCGGTGGCAGCCGGTTCGAGATGGGCTACACCGCACGACTGCAAGGCGATCCCCAAAAGGTGTGGGACACGGTGCAGCGCATCGGCGGCCAGCAGGGATGGTATTACGGCGATCCTTTGTGGCGACTGCGCGGGCTGATCGACCGTATACTGGCCGGACCGGGAATGTCTCGCGGCAGACCCCACGGCGAAACGCCTCGTGTGGGCGATGCCCTGGATTTCTGGCGGATCATTGCCAGTGACGAAGGAGAACGTCTTCTGCTCAAGGCCGAAATGCGCCTTCCCGGCGAAGCACTGCTGGAATTCAAGCTGCGCACCCAGTGGGAAAACGCCGTGGATATCACCATGACGGCCAAGTTCCTGCCCAAGGGGCTTTTTGGACTGACCTACTGGTACGCCATGTACCCCTTCCACGTGATCCTGTTCTCCAACATGATCGAGAACATATCAAAGCAGGCCGGGACCCATCTTTATGAACCGCCTCGGCGGGTGAAGAACAAGTCATGA
- the cbiD gene encoding cobalt-precorrin-5B (C(1))-methyltransferase CbiD has translation MTRALRSGRTTGSCATAAAMAGVICMVGGERPTEVAVPLPPGGTLSVPIERYEPEGDSVRVTVIKDGGDDPDVTHGHDIQAVVSLHPSSTPSLDIALDGGIGVGRVTLPGLPVPVGEAAINPEPRRQIAHGVRQAAAEFTGTISVRIEVPAGEAIARKTMNPRLGIIGGISILGTQGIVKPYSHDSWKATIAEGLDVLRAQSIDTAIFTTGRRSERLYLETYPDTPELALVQAADFFKFSMKAAAERDISNVCWSLFFGKLVKQAQGLEYTHAKTHPVDFSKLAGWCKEAGCSTDFLPAIRTANTARQVLELLQSDPARPALIQLLIDKATMHARTFSNGLCNVRYAVFDFDGTRLG, from the coding sequence ATGACCCGCGCTCTTCGTTCCGGTCGAACAACCGGCTCCTGCGCCACGGCTGCGGCCATGGCCGGAGTGATTTGCATGGTCGGCGGCGAGCGTCCGACAGAAGTGGCAGTCCCACTGCCTCCGGGCGGCACTCTGTCCGTTCCCATCGAACGATATGAACCGGAAGGCGACAGTGTACGTGTCACCGTCATCAAGGATGGCGGCGATGATCCGGACGTGACCCACGGCCATGATATTCAGGCGGTGGTGAGTCTTCATCCATCATCTACCCCATCGCTGGACATAGCTCTTGATGGCGGCATCGGCGTCGGGCGGGTCACTCTCCCGGGGCTGCCGGTTCCGGTGGGCGAGGCAGCCATCAACCCTGAACCACGCAGGCAGATAGCGCATGGCGTCCGACAGGCCGCCGCCGAGTTTACCGGAACCATATCGGTTCGGATTGAAGTACCGGCAGGCGAGGCCATCGCCCGCAAGACCATGAACCCGCGGCTGGGCATTATAGGCGGCATCTCCATCCTCGGCACACAGGGCATCGTCAAGCCGTACTCCCACGACTCGTGGAAGGCGACCATTGCCGAAGGATTGGACGTCCTGCGCGCTCAGTCCATTGATACCGCAATTTTCACCACGGGCAGGCGTTCGGAACGACTCTATCTGGAAACGTACCCCGACACGCCGGAGCTGGCGCTCGTTCAGGCCGCTGATTTCTTCAAGTTCTCCATGAAAGCTGCAGCAGAGCGGGACATATCCAACGTTTGCTGGTCCCTGTTTTTCGGCAAACTGGTCAAGCAGGCACAGGGCCTTGAGTATACCCATGCCAAGACGCACCCGGTGGACTTTTCCAAACTGGCTGGATGGTGCAAAGAGGCTGGCTGCTCAACGGACTTCCTCCCGGCAATCCGCACGGCCAATACGGCCAGGCAGGTGCTCGAACTGCTCCAATCTGATCCGGCACGCCCCGCCCTGATTCAGCTACTTATCGATAAGGCGACGATGCATGCGCGCACATTCTCAAACGGGCTTTGCAACGTCCGATACGCTGTGTTCGATTTTGACGGGACCCGCCTCGGGTAG